In Macadamia integrifolia cultivar HAES 741 unplaced genomic scaffold, SCU_Mint_v3 scaffold_30A, whole genome shotgun sequence, the following proteins share a genomic window:
- the LOC122071618 gene encoding mitogen-activated protein kinase kinase 5-like produces the protein MKPIQPPPPTTSTNRSRRKPDLTLPLPQRDHSFAVPLPLPPPPAVTNNTNTNTSTNSTNSATSSSSTTYPPPAPLSFNELDRLNRIGSGSGGTVYKVRHRPTGRLYALKVIYGYHEESVRRQICREIEILRTVDNPYVVKCHGMFDHSGEIEVLLEYMDGGSLEEKPPISHEPTLASVAYQILCGLAYLHRRRIVHRDIKPSNLLINKRNQVKIADFGVGRILDQTMDPCNSSVGTIAYMSPERINTDLNHGVYDGYAGDIWSLGVSILEFYLGRFPFNVGRQGDWASLMCAICISHPPEAPITASREFRDFISCCLQREPGRRWTAPQLLLHPFITHNNNHGINNNHNNGGGIGLSSQNQVHQHQLLPPLQHQSSSSSSSPSNG, from the coding sequence atgaaaccgattcaacccccACCACCCACAACCTCCACAAATCGCTCTCGCCGGAAACCTGACCTAaccctccctctcccccaacGCGACCATTCCTTTGCCGTCCCTCTCCCTCTACCACCCCCTCCCGCCGTCACCaacaacaccaacaccaacaccagCACCAATTCGACAAATTCAGCtacctcttcctcctccaccaccTACCCACCTCCAGCCCCCCTGAGTTTCAACGAGCTCGATCGACTCAACCGCATCGGAAGCGGGAGCGGTGGAACTGTCTACAAAGTCCGTCACAGACCCACAGGCCGTCTCTACGCCCTGAAAGTCATCTATGGCTACCATGAAGAGTCTGTCCGCCGCCAGATCTGTCGCGAGATCGAGATCCTTCGCACCGTTGACAACCCTTATGTCGTCAAGTGCCATGGAATGTTCGATCACTCCGGCGAAATCGAAGTCCTACTCGAATACATGGACGGTGGATCTCTTGAAGAAAAACCACCCATCTCCCATGAACCAACCCTCGCCTCTGTCGCTTATCAGATCCTCTGTGGCCTTGCTTACCTCCACCGGCGCAGGATCGTTCATCGAGACATCAAACCCTCGAATCTCCTGATCAACAAAAGAAATCAAGTCAAGATCGCTGATTTTGGGGTTGGTCGGATTCTTGATCAGACCATGGATCCATGTAATTCTTCGGTTGGGACGATTGCTTACATGAGCCCTGAAAGGATCAACACAGATTTAAACCATGGCGTTTATGATGGATACGCCGGGGATATTTGGAGCCTTGGGGTCAGCATCTTGGAGTTCTACTTGGGTAGGTTTCCGTTTAACGTGGGTCGGCAAGGAGATTGGGCGAGCTTGATGTGTGCGATATGTATATCGCATCCACCGGAGGCACCTATCACGGCTTCGAGAGAGTttagagattttatttcttgttgtttgcaGAGAGAGCCAGGGAGGAGATGGACCGCTCCGCAATTGCTGCTTCATCCGTTTATTACTCATAACAACAATCATGGAATcaacaacaaccacaacaacGGCGGCGGTATTGGTCTTAGCAGCCAGAATCAGGTTCATCAGCATCAACTTCTACCCCCACTTCAGCATCAatcctcgtcttcttcttcgtcccCTTCCAATGGctga